One Cellulomonas sp. WB94 genomic window, AGCTCTCGGCGGGAGACACCATCCCCTCGGAACGGCTGCTCTGCGAGCAGTTCGGCGTCTCGCGGATGACGGTGCGCCAGGCGGTCGACGCCCTCGTCGTCGAGGGGCTCCTGGACCGGGAGCAGGGCCGCGGCACGTTCGTCGCACCCACCAAGGTCGACCTCGAGGTGCGCCTCGCGTCGTTCGGCGAGGAGATGGCCCGACGCGGCATGGAGCCGTCGTCGAAGGTCTTGGCGGCCGAGGTCGTCGCCGCGACCCCCGACATCGCGGACGCGCTCGACATCCTCCCCGGGGAGCGGGTCTACTCCCTGCACCGGGTGCGGTTCGCCGACGGCGTGCCCATGGCGATCGAGCAGTCGTGGCTCTCGTGCGAGCTGGTGCCTGGATTCTTCGACGGCGCCGTGCCCGACTCCATCTACGGCGAGCTGCGGCGGCGCGGCCTCGAGCCCGACTGGGGTGAGGACACCGTCTCCGCGACCGAGGTCGACGCACAGGACGCCGAGCTGCTGGGCGTCGCGCCGGGCCGGGCCGTCCTGCGACTCGCGCGACGGACCTTCGCCGGCGAGACGGCCTGCGTGTACTCACGGTCGACCTACCGGGCCGACCGCTACGTGCTCTGGGTCCCGCTGCGCGCGCCCAAGCGCGCGTTGACACCCCGGCGGACCTCGAGCGACCTGACGGCAGAGCCCGCGACGACGGAGTTCGTGGGATGAGCGAGGGGCGGAACGGTGTGAGCGAGCAGGCAGCGGACATCCTGGCGGCACTGGGTGGCGTGGCGAACATCATCGAGATCGAGCCGTGCACCACACGGCTCCGGTCCGAGGTCCACGACACTGCCGTCGTGGACGTGAAGGCCCTGCGAGCGGCCGGCGCCCACGGCGTCATGATCTCGGGTCACGTGGTCCAGGTCGTCATGGGGCCGAACGTCGACACCATCGCGACGGACCTCGAGGAGCTGTTGTGAACAATCGGGACGCGCGGCAACCGGGCTGCCGTCGGTCAGCAAGGAGAAGCGCATGAGCAAGGCGGAGCAGATTCTCGCGGCTCTCGGCGGAGACGCGAACATCGTCGACCTCGAGCCGTGCATCACGCGGCTGCGGGTCGAGGTCGTCGACCCGTCGCTGGTCGACGAGGCCGCGCTCAAGGCGACCGGGGCGTTCGGCGTCATGCGGTCCGGCACCGCCGTGCAGGTGGTCGTCGGTCCCGAGGCCGACACGCTCGCCTCGGACATCGAGGACCTGCGCTGATGACCGCACCCCTCACCGTGCTCGCACCGATCGGTGGTGTCGTGCGTGCCATGGCCGACGTGCCCGACCCGGTCTTCGGCGCGGAGCTCGTCGGCCCCGGCATGGCGATCGACCCAACCCGCGACGGCGTCGTCGAGGCGATCGCCCCGATCGACGGCACGATCGTCAAGCTGCACCCGCACGCGTTCGTCGTCACCGCGGACGCCGAGCACTCCGCCCTCGTGCATCTCGGGCTCGACACCGTCCAGCTCGGCGGCGTGGGCTTCACGCTGCACGTCAAGGAGGGCGACGTGGTCGTCGCGGGCGACGTCGTCGTGAGCTGGGACCCGGCCGCGGTCGAGGCCGGCGGACGGTCGCCCATCTGCCCGGTCGTCGCTCTGGAGGGCAAGCCCGGCTGCCTCACGCCGCTCGTCGACGTCGGTGTGGCGGTCCGCGCGGGGGAACCGTTGTTCGAGTGGAGCTGATCGCCGACGAGGTCGGCGCGCGGCTCGATCGCCCGGGCGCCGGTCTGCTCGTCGACCTCGACGGCACCCTCGTGCGCAGCGAGGAGGCGCACCAGGGCGCGTTCCGGGAGTACTTCGCGTCGCGCGGGTGGGTGGTCGAGGACGACGTCGTCCGACTGTTCTCCGGGCGCCGCGCGCACGAGGTGTTCGCGAGCGTTGCCGGGCCCTGGGGTGACGAGGACCCGCACGCCCTCACCCGGAGCGTCATCGACATGCTGCGGGGGATGGACGTCCGGCTGACCCCGGTCGAGGGAGCCGCGCGCCTGCTCACCGCCTGCGTGACGTCCGGGCTCCCCGTCGCCGTCGTGACCTC contains:
- a CDS encoding GntR family transcriptional regulator; its protein translation is MGRSVLKYVRVRDYLRSLVTHELSAGDTIPSERLLCEQFGVSRMTVRQAVDALVVEGLLDREQGRGTFVAPTKVDLEVRLASFGEEMARRGMEPSSKVLAAEVVAATPDIADALDILPGERVYSLHRVRFADGVPMAIEQSWLSCELVPGFFDGAVPDSIYGELRRRGLEPDWGEDTVSATEVDAQDAELLGVAPGRAVLRLARRTFAGETACVYSRSTYRADRYVLWVPLRAPKRALTPRRTSSDLTAEPATTEFVG
- a CDS encoding HAD-IA family hydrolase produces the protein MELIADEVGARLDRPGAGLLVDLDGTLVRSEEAHQGAFREYFASRGWVVEDDVVRLFSGRRAHEVFASVAGPWGDEDPHALTRSVIDMLRGMDVRLTPVEGAARLLTACVTSGLPVAVVTSAGRTWTRAALRSFDVDDGMIGMVTAEDCEHGKPDPEPFRRGAELLGLPPGGLVALEDAPAGIASARAAGVGLVVGVTTSNPAHVLVTAGAHGTAVDLTVLADVVEGRRPTPSHGKAPDHT
- a CDS encoding PTS glucose/sucrose transporter subunit IIB; this translates as MSEGRNGVSEQAADILAALGGVANIIEIEPCTTRLRSEVHDTAVVDVKALRAAGAHGVMISGHVVQVVMGPNVDTIATDLEELL
- a CDS encoding PTS glucose/sucrose transporter subunit IIB, whose protein sequence is MPSVSKEKRMSKAEQILAALGGDANIVDLEPCITRLRVEVVDPSLVDEAALKATGAFGVMRSGTAVQVVVGPEADTLASDIEDLR
- a CDS encoding PTS glucose transporter subunit IIA, translating into MTAPLTVLAPIGGVVRAMADVPDPVFGAELVGPGMAIDPTRDGVVEAIAPIDGTIVKLHPHAFVVTADAEHSALVHLGLDTVQLGGVGFTLHVKEGDVVVAGDVVVSWDPAAVEAGGRSPICPVVALEGKPGCLTPLVDVGVAVRAGEPLFEWS